From a region of the Kaistia sp. 32K genome:
- a CDS encoding AGE family epimerase/isomerase, with amino-acid sequence MTSTATPPWLGLPSHCDWLDDQFNRLIRFLNGAKLEAGGFGYLLEDGTSDLTRPRELYLTCRKTHVAALAHLRGIPGTGPLVDHGIEALLGIFHDKVNDGWFSALSPTGGPLPGRKEAYGHAFVLLAGSSATEAGRPRGRELFDKAEAVFLKYFWDEEAGMSRESFADDFSDSEDYRGANSNMHLVEACLAAGDTSGDPAWYNRALSMADRLINGAAREHNWFLPEHFDTSWKPVPEYNTDDRAHPFRPYGSTVGHWLEWSRLLLHVEASLENPPAWLREASIALFNHAIQYGWAVDGHDGFVYTTDFDGNVVTEVRMHWALCEGIAAAALLGTVTEEPLYEYWYRKLWDHAAEHFVEAERGTWKHQLAADLTEAGTVWPGRPDVYHVVNALLLPQLPASPSAAPALARGFL; translated from the coding sequence ATGACATCGACCGCCACACCGCCCTGGCTCGGGCTGCCGTCCCACTGCGACTGGCTGGACGATCAGTTCAACCGCCTGATCCGCTTCCTGAACGGCGCGAAGCTCGAGGCCGGCGGCTTCGGCTATCTGCTCGAGGACGGCACCAGCGACCTGACCCGCCCGCGCGAGCTCTATCTGACCTGCCGCAAGACGCATGTCGCGGCGCTGGCGCATCTGCGCGGCATCCCCGGCACCGGCCCGCTGGTCGACCACGGCATCGAGGCGCTGCTCGGCATCTTCCACGACAAGGTGAACGACGGCTGGTTCTCGGCGCTGAGCCCGACCGGCGGTCCGCTCCCCGGCCGCAAGGAGGCCTATGGCCATGCCTTCGTGCTGCTCGCCGGCTCGTCGGCGACCGAGGCGGGACGCCCGCGCGGGCGCGAGCTGTTCGACAAGGCCGAGGCGGTGTTCCTGAAGTACTTCTGGGACGAGGAAGCCGGCATGTCGCGCGAATCCTTCGCGGACGACTTCTCCGATTCCGAGGATTATCGCGGCGCCAATTCCAACATGCACCTGGTCGAGGCCTGCCTCGCCGCCGGCGACACGTCGGGCGATCCGGCCTGGTACAACCGCGCGCTGTCGATGGCCGACCGGCTGATCAACGGTGCGGCGCGCGAGCACAACTGGTTCCTGCCGGAGCATTTCGACACCAGCTGGAAGCCGGTGCCGGAGTACAACACCGACGACCGCGCCCATCCGTTCCGCCCCTATGGCTCGACGGTCGGCCACTGGCTCGAATGGTCGCGCCTGCTGCTGCATGTCGAGGCGTCGCTGGAAAACCCGCCCGCATGGCTGCGCGAGGCGTCGATCGCCCTCTTCAACCACGCGATCCAGTATGGCTGGGCCGTCGATGGCCATGACGGCTTCGTCTACACCACCGATTTCGACGGCAACGTCGTCACCGAGGTGCGCATGCACTGGGCGCTCTGCGAGGGAATCGCTGCGGCGGCGCTGCTCGGCACCGTCACCGAGGAGCCGCTCTACGAGTACTGGTACCGCAAGCTCTGGGACCACGCGGCCGAGCATTTCGTCGAGGCCGAACGCGGCACCTGGAAGCACCAGCTCGCCGCCGACCTGACCGAGGCCGGCACGGTCTGGCCGGGCCGCCCCGACGTCTACCACGTCGTCAACGCGCTGCTGCTGCCGCAGCTCCCGGCAAGCCCGAGCGCCGCTCCGGCCCTGGCCCGCGGCTTCCTGTAA
- the gltX gene encoding glutamate--tRNA ligase codes for MTHAPVTVRFAPSPTGYLHIGNARPALLNWLFALKAGGQFILRLDDTDRERSKEEYAEAIQRDLAWLGIAPHRFERQSLRTDSYDAAVARLKQAGRLYACYETAEELDRKRKRQQARGLPPVYDRAGLKLTDADRAKLESEGRRPHWRFKLDESVGHVTWDDLVRGPQIVDIGSLSDPVLVREDGTYLYTLPSVVDDADMGVTHIIRGDDHVTNTGVQLQLFEALGAPAPVFGHHNTLTTSTGEGLSKRTGALSLGSLREEGYEPMAVNSLAVLIGTSHSVEPVVDLATLAGMVDLSMVSKAPAKFDPADLDGLNAKLLHAKPYAEVAERLSALGVAGGEDFWNAVRGNLVRLRDAVEWWQVVTGPVAPHVAADADEAAFFAEARKVLPEGIFDGQSWKVWTDAVKAATGRKGRALFMPLRQVLTGLDHGPELAALLPLIGRDAVIARLDAVATPAG; via the coding sequence ATGACCCACGCACCCGTCACCGTCCGCTTCGCGCCGTCGCCGACCGGCTATCTCCATATCGGCAATGCGCGCCCCGCGCTGCTCAACTGGCTGTTCGCGCTGAAGGCCGGCGGGCAGTTCATCCTGCGGCTGGACGATACCGATCGCGAGCGCTCGAAAGAGGAATATGCTGAGGCGATCCAGCGCGATCTCGCCTGGCTCGGCATCGCGCCGCACCGCTTCGAGCGCCAGTCGCTGCGCACCGATTCCTATGATGCCGCCGTGGCGCGGCTGAAGCAGGCCGGTCGCCTCTATGCCTGCTACGAGACGGCGGAAGAGCTCGACCGCAAGCGCAAGCGCCAGCAGGCGCGCGGCCTGCCGCCGGTCTATGACCGCGCGGGCCTCAAGCTGACCGATGCCGATCGTGCCAAGCTGGAATCTGAAGGCCGCCGGCCGCATTGGCGCTTCAAGCTCGACGAGAGCGTCGGCCACGTCACCTGGGACGATCTGGTGCGCGGACCGCAGATCGTCGATATCGGCTCGCTCTCCGATCCCGTGCTGGTGCGCGAGGACGGCACCTATCTCTACACGCTGCCCTCGGTCGTCGACGACGCCGACATGGGCGTGACCCACATCATCCGCGGCGACGACCACGTCACCAACACGGGCGTGCAGCTGCAGCTGTTCGAGGCGCTCGGCGCGCCGGCGCCGGTATTCGGCCATCACAACACGCTGACGACGTCGACGGGCGAGGGGCTCTCGAAGCGGACCGGCGCGCTGTCGCTCGGCTCGCTGCGCGAGGAAGGCTACGAGCCGATGGCGGTCAATTCGCTCGCCGTGCTGATCGGTACTTCCCATTCCGTCGAGCCGGTCGTCGACCTCGCGACGCTCGCCGGCATGGTCGATCTCTCCATGGTCTCGAAGGCGCCGGCGAAGTTCGACCCCGCCGATCTCGACGGCCTCAACGCCAAGCTGCTGCACGCCAAGCCTTATGCCGAAGTCGCGGAGCGGCTTTCAGCGCTCGGCGTCGCCGGCGGCGAGGATTTCTGGAACGCGGTGCGCGGCAATCTCGTCCGCCTCCGGGATGCGGTCGAATGGTGGCAGGTGGTCACCGGGCCGGTCGCGCCCCACGTGGCCGCCGATGCCGACGAGGCGGCGTTCTTCGCCGAGGCGCGCAAGGTGCTGCCGGAAGGGATTTTCGACGGGCAGAGCTGGAAGGTCTGGACCGACGCAGTCAAGGCGGCGACCGGGCGCAAGGGCCGGGCGCTGTTCATGCCGCTCCGCCAAGTGCTAACCGGCCTCGACCATGGCCCGGAGCTGGCGGCGCTGCTGCCGCTGATCGGCCGTGACGCGGTCATCGCCCGCCTCGACGCCGTGGCGACGCCCGCCGGCTGA